The following proteins come from a genomic window of Sesamum indicum cultivar Zhongzhi No. 13 linkage group LG10, S_indicum_v1.0, whole genome shotgun sequence:
- the LOC105172782 gene encoding serine/threonine-protein phosphatase 7 long form homolog, with protein MSNFGPIDTSVLYGQLNHRSEDVSENPDTTLSVRRGDIAFFRVLQLAPRHVRVLQVLQNMGFLGVLQCGHVEIDTHLITALVERWRPETHTFHFSVGEATVTLQDIAVIWALPVEGNLITGVDRRWSYHIFRTHKAHNALRIIRDVLDRMQLNEFIWTPYNNIAVELEALPYYAMRTTWNIRCPLINYSLVEMHHPERVLRQFGYVQDIPQNPLISERRLHSIDRRGRQDMDWATFHADYIAKWNDVQSMVVEGPIIEGGRDTVPDYMNWYHQITRVQISQNILSTNTPGYRPTDTRDWEYVYNRMEQLVIDCENAGDDQQSLRDTRARARTIGREIMNFSSSRYPSVRVRPTDTARGNAFTEAGPSSVHAEAGPSTGRTDI; from the exons atgtctaattttggCCCTATCGATACCAGTGTTCTGTACGGGCAATTAAATCATCGGTCTGAGGATGTATCTGAAAATCCGGATACAACATTATCCGTACGACGTGGTGATATAGCGTTTTTTCGTGTCCTCCAACTAGCACCACGCCATGTTCGTGTTTTGCAAGTACTCCAAAATATGGGGTTTCTTGGTGTTTTGCAGTGTGGGCATGTTGAAATTGACACCCACTTAATTACTGCATTAGTGGAAAGATGGCGCCCCGAGACACACACATTTCATTTTTCGGTGGGCGAAGCAACCGTGACACTGCAAGATATCGCCGTCATCTGGGCACTCCCGGTGGAAGGTAATCTTATTACCGGGGTAGATAGAAG gTGGTCGTATCATATATTCCGTACTCATAAGGCGCACAATGCTCTACGTATAATAAGGGACGTGTTAGATCGTATGCAATTAAATGAG TTTATTTGGACTCCGTATAATAATATTGCCGTCGAGCTTGAGGCATTGCCCTATTATGCAATGCGCACAACGTGGAATATACGATGCCCATTGATCAATTATTCGCTGGTGGAGATGCATCACCCGGAGAGGGTTCTTCGCCAATTTGGCTATGTGCAAGACATCCCCCAAAACCCATTGATCAGTGAGCGTCGTTTACACTCAATAGATAGGCGAGGACGTCAGGACATGGACTGGGCAACGTTTCACGCGGACTACATTGCGAAATGGAACGATGTGCAATCAATGGTGGTGGAAGGACCCATTATTGAAGGTGGTCGTGATACCGTTCCTGACTATATGAACTGGTATCATCAAATTACTCGGGtccaaatttcacaaaacatATTGTCTACGAACACGCCGGGTTATCGACCGACTGACACCCGTGATTGGGAATATGTG TATAATAGAATGGAGCAGCTAGTGATTGATTGTGAAAATGCCGGAGATGATCAGCAGTCGTTAAGAGATACTCGAGCGCGAGCGCGTACGATCGGACGtgaaattatgaacttttcTAGTTCACGGTATCCAAGCGTTCGAGTTAGACCGACAGACACAGCTCGTGGGAACGCATTCACAGAGGCTGGTCCGTCGAGCGTACATGCCGAGGCCGGTCCATCTACTGGTCGGACAGATATTTAA